Within the Balaenoptera acutorostrata chromosome 10, mBalAcu1.1, whole genome shotgun sequence genome, the region TTCTTCTAAGGAGCGCAGCGGCGTGTCCTTGGCTGCGCTCAAGAAGGCGCTGGCGGCCGCCGGCTACGACGTGGAGAAGAACAACAGCCGTATCAAGCTGGGCCTTAGGAGCCTGGTGAGCAAAGGCACTCTGGTGCAGACCAAGGGCACCGGCGCCTCGGGGTCTTTCAAGCTCAACAAGAGAGTAGCCTCGGTGGATAGCAAGCCCAGCTCCACAAAGGTGGCAGCGAAAGCGAAGGTAACAAGTTCTTCTAAGAAGCCCAAGAAGGCCACCGGGGCGGCTGCTGGCAAAAAAGGTGTCAAGACTCCAAAGAAGGCTAAAAAGCCTGCGGCGACAAAGAAGTCCTCCAAGAGTCCCAAGAAGTCCAGGGTTGTGAAGCCTAAGAAAATAGGTAAGAGTCCTGCTAAAGCCAAGGCTGTGAAACCCAAAGCGGCCAAAGCGAAGGTGACCAAGCCAAAAACTGCCGCCAAGCCCAAGAAGGCAGCAccgaagaaaaagtaaaagtccCACTTGGAAGCTGCTTCCAATAACCCAACGGCTCTTTTAAGAGCCACCTACTTATTTCAGGGAAAGAGCTTTAAGTACACAGCTCTCCTGTCTTACAAGTTTCATAAATTTCAGCCCCCATGCAAATGCAGTGTGTTTAAGCCAATCCTTGCTCCACGTCAGAATTCTTTTGAGGTTAAGTTAAATTCTCGCTGTGGGATTTGTAAATTGATTCCTGAGGAagctggtgtttttgtttttgttttggtctcCCACGTGATTTAAACTTCAACGCTCAGGAGCTTATTTCCCTAGTCCCGTTTTAACCTGAAGCTTACATCTCTACCTGTACGTTAGAAATACCTGGGGGAGCTTTTTGAACCGATTCTGAAGTCCCACACCCCAAACATTCGTCCTCAGTGGTAACTACCTGTAACTGCGATTGAACCCGTGGCTGAGGCTGGGTCCGTGTACTATGTGCTCGTTTGTCTACTCAACATTTCCCTGGCGTTCTCTGCGAGACCAAAGTGGGGACATTATGTTCTTGGGCAATATTGCTAAATCGGCTTTTTCCAAAATTGGGTGGCCCTGAAAAATGCTTTTGAGATGTGGCTCAAGAGCTGTCTGACCTTGGGAATGACGGTGATCCTCTGGCTTACATGGCACTCAGATTGGTGTCCTTGAGCTCACCAGGTAGGCCTCACACGCCTCCTGCAGCGACATCACAGTCGAGCTCTGACCTTGCAGATCGTCCATGCTCGGCGACTTACCCTGGGTCCATTTGCAGGTTGTCAGCTAGTCCTGGTTTCTCTTTATAGAAACAGAACTGCCCTGATTGGATAATATTTGAAGCTCCCACTCTGTGTCTAACTAGATCGTATTTCTCCGCCTGCAGGGTTTTCAACCCTGGTGCGCTGCACCACGTTAAATACTCTGGGACACTTTCATAGAATTGCCCCTTTaagcttttgaaattttaattctgGGATTCATTTTAATAACGTCTTTTTTCACATCcgagaaaaaaaaagtaccatatgTTGAGCCAGGTTTACTCACTTTCACTTAATGAAGCTCAAATAGTTGTAAAACTTTTACATATGTGCATACAAATTCTTTAATAGtcaattgttttatgttttgtctt harbors:
- the H1-1 gene encoding histone H1.1, encoding MSETVPPVPAASTPPEKPSAGRKAKKPAKAAAGAKKKPAGPSVSELIVQAVSSSKERSGVSLAALKKALAAAGYDVEKNNSRIKLGLRSLVSKGTLVQTKGTGASGSFKLNKRVASVDSKPSSTKVAAKAKVTSSSKKPKKATGAAAGKKGVKTPKKAKKPAATKKSSKSPKKSRVVKPKKIGKSPAKAKAVKPKAAKAKVTKPKTAAKPKKAAPKKK